A genomic region of Raphanus sativus cultivar WK10039 chromosome 6, ASM80110v3, whole genome shotgun sequence contains the following coding sequences:
- the LOC108805595 gene encoding probable serine/threonine protein phosphatase 2A regulatory subunit B''delta, which produces MESLTLDIELLQLPETSPMSMKSNQEFVKKLFDQWLALPETNRLVASLVNDIKSGVALNVVSGGSSATNSGSNSPLASMFPARNGPPLSPRNSTGSPRITRQRTGLSNLSSPLKVLSDHVKELIPQFYFEDGRPPPNDQKEQCIAKINTLFHGHEDGLQLQEFKLVTSEICKVPSFLTTSIFKKVDTNNTGFVKREAFIDYWVKGNMLTKEIATQIFTILKQPDKKYLVQDDFKPVLQELLATHPGLEFLQGTPEFQDRYAETVIYRIYYYINRSGNGHLTLRELKRGNLVDAMQHADEEEDINKVLRYFSYEHFYVIYCKFWELDTDHDFLIDKENLIRYSNHALTYRIVDRIFSQVPRKFTSKTEGKMCYEDFVYFILAEEDKSSEPSLEYWFKCIDLDANGVLTRNELQFFYEEQLHRMECMAQEAVLFEDILCQLFDMVKPEDEGYICLNDLKGSKLSGNVFNILFNLNKFMAFETRDPFLIRQERANPTWTEWDRFAHREYIRLSMEEDVEDASNGSAEAWDDSLEVSF; this is translated from the exons ATGGAGTCTCTAACGCTCGATATAGAGCTGTTACAGTTGCCGGAGACGTCACCGATGTCGATGAAATCGAATCAAGAATTCGTCAAGAAGCTCTTTGATCAATGGCTTGCGCTTCCTGAAACCAATCGCTtg GTAGCATCTTTGGTAAATGATATCAAATCTGGAGTTGCATTGAATGTTGTCTCTGGAGGCTCTTCTGCTACAAATTCAGGGTCTAATAGTCCTTTGGCTTCAATGTTTCCGGCACGCAATGGCCCTCCTCTTTCTCCCAGGAACTCCACCGGCTCGCCTCGGATCACTAGACAAAGGACTGGTCTCTCTAATCTTAGCTCTCCTCTCAAAGTTCTTTCTGACCATGTCAAAGAACTCATTCCTCAG TTTTACTTTGAAGATGGTCGCCCACCACCAAATGACCAAAAAGAGCAGTGTATAGCTAAGATCAACACACTTTTCCATGGCCATGAGGATGGTTTGCAACTGCAAG aaTTTAAATTGGTCACTTCTGAGATCTGCAAGGTTCCATCATTTCTCACCACCTCTATTTTCAAGAAAGTTGATACAAATAACACTGGATTTGTGAAAAG agaAGCCTTCATTGATTATTGGGTTAAGGGAAATATGTTGACAAAGGAGATAGCAACTCagatatttacaattttgaaGCAACCAGATAAGAAGTACCTTGTCCAG GATGATTTCAAGCCTGTTCTCCAAGAACTATTGGCAACACACCCTGGTCTTGAATTCTTGCAAGGCACACCTGAGTTTCAGGATAGATATG CTGAAACTGTAATATACAGAATATATTACTACATTAATAGGAGTGGAAATGGTCATCTTACCTTAAGAGAGCTTAAGCGAGGAAATTTAGTTGACGCAATGCAACATGCCGATGAAGAAGAGGATATCAATAAGGTGTTGAG GTACTTCTCTTATGAGCATTTCTATGTCATATACTGCAAGTTCTGGGAGCTGGATACCGACCATGATTTCTTGATCGACAAAGAGAATCTCATCAGATACAGTAACCATGCTCTCACCTACAGGATTGTCGACCGAATCTTTTCTCAG GTACCAAGGAAGTTTACTAGTAAAACCGAAGGAAAGATGTGTTATGAggattttgtttatttcattttggCTGAAGAAGACAAGTCATCAGAACCTAGTCTAGAGTATTG GTTCAAGTGCATAGATTTGGATGCAAATGGAGTCTTGACACGGAATGAGCTGCAATTCTTTTATGAGGAGCAGCTGCATAGAATGGAATGCATGGCGCAAGAGGCGGTGCTGTTTGAGGATATTTTGTGCcaattatttgatatggtcaaaCCAGAAGACGAAGGGTACATTTGTCTGAATGATTTGAAGGGTTCTAAACTTTCCggaaatgttttcaatatactTTTCAACCTTAACAAGTTCATGGCGTTTGAAACTCGTGATCCATTCCTCATTCGCCAG GAGCGCGCAAATCCTACATGGACCGAATGGGATCGTTTTGCTCATAGGGAATACATTAGGCTATCTATGGAAGAAGACGTCGAAGATGCTTCTAACGGAAGCGCTGAAGCATGGGACGACTCGCTTGAGGTCTCATTTTGA